In Bythopirellula goksoeyrii, a single window of DNA contains:
- a CDS encoding thiazole synthase, whose amino-acid sequence MSTDLQIQSTLKIGTHTLNSRLIVGTGKYANYELMGEALGRSGTDCITVAVRRERLIDAAGNNLLEFIDAERYTLLPNTAGCFSADDAVRVARLGREILVGIENPGADWVKLEVLSDTKTLLPDPIATLEATERLVAEGFQVLCYSTDDPVIARRLKQAGATSVMPAGSPIGSGQGVLNPNNIRICLEYLKDGDPDYPVIVDAGVGTASDVTIAMELGVDGVLLNTGIAHAQDPLLMADAMRHATEAGRLAYLAGRIPRKLYATASSPDEGVITSKPR is encoded by the coding sequence ATGTCGACCGACTTACAAATCCAGTCCACACTTAAGATTGGTACTCATACCCTCAATAGTCGTCTGATCGTTGGCACGGGAAAGTATGCCAATTATGAATTGATGGGGGAGGCACTCGGACGGTCGGGCACCGATTGCATCACTGTGGCTGTCCGACGCGAACGACTAATCGACGCTGCGGGCAACAACCTGCTTGAATTCATCGACGCAGAGCGATACACCTTGCTCCCCAATACGGCAGGTTGCTTTTCGGCTGACGATGCAGTTCGTGTCGCTCGCCTGGGCCGTGAGATCTTAGTCGGGATAGAGAATCCCGGGGCCGATTGGGTCAAGCTCGAGGTTTTGAGCGATACCAAAACCCTTCTCCCTGATCCGATTGCCACGCTTGAGGCAACGGAGCGTTTGGTGGCCGAAGGCTTTCAGGTACTTTGTTATTCAACGGATGATCCCGTGATCGCGCGGCGATTAAAGCAAGCAGGTGCTACCAGCGTCATGCCAGCCGGGAGCCCGATTGGGTCAGGGCAGGGGGTGCTCAATCCTAATAACATTCGCATTTGTCTGGAGTATCTCAAGGACGGAGATCCTGATTACCCCGTAATCGTCGATGCCGGCGTCGGCACAGCGAGCGATGTGACGATTGCGATGGAGCTTGGAGTGGATGGTGTGCTCTTGAACACGGGAATCGCTCACGCTCAGGATCCGCTTCTCATGGCAGATGCAATGCGCCACGCTACGGAAGCGGGCAGGCTGGCTTATCTTGCCGGTCGTATTCCTCGAAAACTGTACGCTACGGCCAGCAGCCCCGATGAAGGTGTGATTACCAGCAAACCGCGATAG
- a CDS encoding cation:proton antiporter, with product MSFNTIVDLLSILAAGLVAALICRRLKISAIVGYLIIGALLGAGVLDWAGRDNHDIEAISEAGVFLLLFSIGLEFSLDDLLRLGRQLVVGGSVQMALVAVPAGLIFQALGYSLTSSIVMAAALSFSSTVLVFNALVEYGESSTPHGKRAIGILLFQDMALVPLLLLVPMLTGDAAPSIGDVFRLAAASLLFVGLILVSRYVLAGWLIPSLANYRSPDIIILFTVVALGGITLTAHALGLPAAVGAFAAGLAFGGNRWSAQIEALTLPFRETFAAVFFVSLGLLLDTHIVLESPLRLLLLIAAVILLKAIAACLALRLTGLSWRSSLGIGIGLAHIGEFAFVLTRLAWQEDVISAEEYQLMNAVAIGSLILTPLLLRAGLRWVEAVQEQEAPPPSNGLLQPSLAGALVIGIGPIGKQIASYLETQGIDVSLIDRSPINLYPFEQLGFHTAAGDATKPEILRSAHTHEAGLVVLCVPDDLIALRILEQVRRLNDQAQIIVRCRYQSSVASFHKAKVQFVVSEEQQAYESMIGFLSGFFRSS from the coding sequence ATGTCATTCAACACGATTGTGGACTTGCTTTCAATTCTGGCCGCAGGGCTCGTAGCTGCGCTCATCTGTCGGCGGTTAAAGATTTCGGCAATTGTCGGCTATTTGATCATCGGTGCCCTGCTCGGAGCAGGCGTTTTAGACTGGGCGGGTCGAGACAATCACGACATCGAAGCCATCAGTGAAGCGGGCGTCTTCTTACTCCTCTTCTCGATCGGATTGGAGTTCTCTCTCGATGATCTCCTGCGACTTGGCAGGCAACTCGTCGTTGGTGGCAGTGTACAGATGGCATTGGTGGCAGTCCCAGCCGGGCTGATTTTCCAAGCCCTCGGCTACAGTCTCACGTCATCCATTGTGATGGCGGCAGCCCTCTCGTTTAGCTCAACAGTGCTGGTCTTCAATGCCTTGGTGGAATACGGAGAATCTTCCACGCCTCACGGAAAACGGGCGATTGGAATCTTGCTGTTTCAAGATATGGCGCTCGTGCCACTCCTGCTCTTGGTGCCCATGCTGACCGGCGACGCAGCACCCTCGATCGGAGACGTCTTTCGACTGGCGGCGGCGTCCTTATTGTTCGTAGGTCTCATCTTGGTTAGCCGCTATGTACTCGCGGGTTGGCTCATACCCAGCCTGGCCAACTATCGTAGCCCAGACATTATTATCCTCTTTACAGTGGTTGCCCTAGGAGGCATTACACTGACGGCTCATGCACTGGGTCTCCCGGCAGCAGTCGGAGCCTTTGCCGCAGGATTGGCCTTCGGAGGAAACCGGTGGAGTGCACAAATTGAGGCGCTCACCCTTCCGTTTCGTGAAACCTTTGCGGCCGTGTTCTTCGTCAGCTTGGGCCTTTTACTCGACACGCATATTGTTTTAGAGTCACCACTGCGATTGCTCTTGTTGATCGCGGCTGTTATCCTCCTGAAAGCAATTGCAGCCTGCCTGGCATTGCGGCTGACTGGACTTTCTTGGCGCAGCTCATTGGGAATCGGAATCGGCCTTGCACACATTGGAGAATTCGCATTCGTCCTTACGCGATTGGCTTGGCAAGAGGACGTGATTTCTGCCGAAGAATATCAGTTGATGAATGCGGTTGCCATCGGATCGTTGATACTTACCCCTCTGCTCTTGCGAGCCGGCCTGAGATGGGTTGAGGCGGTCCAAGAGCAAGAAGCACCACCACCGAGCAATGGATTGCTGCAACCCTCATTGGCAGGGGCGCTTGTCATCGGGATCGGCCCCATCGGCAAGCAAATCGCCAGTTACCTCGAAACCCAGGGCATCGATGTCTCTTTGATTGATCGCAGCCCGATCAACCTCTATCCTTTTGAGCAATTGGGGTTCCATACCGCAGCAGGAGATGCGACCAAGCCGGAGATACTTCGCTCTGCACACACCCATGAAGCTGGATTGGTGGTACTTTGTGTCCCCGACGATCTCATTGCCCTACGTATTCTGGAGCAAGTACGCCGCCTCAACGACCAAGCGCAAATCATAGTGCGCTGTCGGTATCAATCGAGTGTCGCCAGTTTTCACAAGGCAAAAGTTCAATTTGTGGTAAGTGAGGAACAACAGGCTTACGAAAGCATGATCGGTTTCCTGTCTGGTTTCTTCCGAAGCTCATGA
- the thiS gene encoding sulfur carrier protein ThiS has product MSNKVMQLSVNGKKRELPDGSTVAELIAELALDPRMLAVERNLELVPRAQHSQTPLEEGDRVEVVTLVGGG; this is encoded by the coding sequence ATGAGTAATAAAGTTATGCAGTTGAGCGTCAACGGTAAGAAACGTGAATTGCCCGATGGTTCAACGGTTGCTGAGCTAATCGCAGAGTTGGCCCTAGATCCCCGTATGTTGGCCGTGGAACGAAATCTGGAACTTGTGCCCCGCGCCCAACATTCTCAAACTCCCTTGGAAGAGGGGGATCGCGTGGAAGTGGTTACCCTCGTTGGCGGTGGGTAA
- the uvrB gene encoding excinuclease ABC subunit UvrB translates to MQFELESPFKPAGDQPAAIRQLVAGLTSEQREQVLMGVTGSGKTFTMANVIQEVQRPALVLSHNKTLAAQLYSEFKEFFPRNAVSYFVSYYDYYQPEAYIPQRDIYIEKDASINEEIDRMRLATTSSLVSRRDVIVIASVSCIYGLGSPEDYKEMMVGLQVGGTLDRDDVLTKLIDIQYERNDTDPSRGKFRVRGDCVEIWPSYEEFSYRIEFWGDEIERLSIIDPTTGETIDSLQEVFIYPAKHFVLPEERIHNAVDNIRQELRDRLELFRSQGKLLEAQRLNARTRFDVEMMLEMGYCPGVENYSRHLSGRAAGEPPFTLFDFFPDDFLLFIDESHATVSQIGAMYAGDQSRKTTLVEHGFRLPSAMDNRPLKFNEFQERYKDVVYVSATPAKYELERTGGEVVEQVVRPTGLLDPEIEVIPARGQVPHLLEQIRARAAANERVLVTTLTKRMAEDLATYFSDEGILCKWLHSELDAFERVELLRDLRQGRFEALVGINLLREGLDLPEVSLVAILDADKEGFLRSETSLMQTIGRAARNVNAKVILYGDKVTNSMQKAIDETARRRKLQEAYNMKHGITPETVRKAIHRGIEATAAAHAQANAAVGRTEETKYITEEYIAELETEMLAAADALEFERAAAIRDRIEKMQDAIGEPVDSIKDKAEGKGHRGKRGKKAASGKVPRPKRGV, encoded by the coding sequence ATGCAATTTGAACTCGAATCACCATTCAAGCCCGCAGGAGATCAGCCTGCTGCCATACGCCAACTTGTGGCGGGACTTACTTCTGAACAGCGCGAACAAGTGCTCATGGGAGTCACCGGAAGCGGCAAGACCTTCACGATGGCTAATGTCATCCAAGAAGTTCAGCGGCCAGCGCTGGTTCTCTCACACAACAAAACCCTTGCAGCGCAGCTTTATAGTGAGTTCAAGGAATTCTTTCCCCGCAATGCGGTCAGCTACTTTGTCAGCTACTACGACTACTACCAACCCGAAGCCTACATCCCTCAACGGGACATCTACATCGAAAAGGATGCATCGATCAATGAGGAGATCGATCGCATGCGTTTGGCAACGACAAGTTCCCTTGTCAGTCGCCGCGACGTGATCGTTATTGCCAGCGTGTCGTGTATCTATGGATTGGGTTCGCCGGAAGACTACAAGGAGATGATGGTTGGCCTTCAAGTGGGTGGCACGCTCGATCGAGACGATGTGCTTACCAAGCTGATCGATATCCAATACGAGCGCAATGACACGGACCCATCCCGCGGTAAGTTCCGGGTTCGCGGAGACTGTGTGGAGATCTGGCCTTCTTACGAGGAGTTTTCCTACCGTATTGAATTCTGGGGCGATGAGATCGAGCGGCTTTCGATTATTGACCCCACCACTGGAGAAACTATCGACAGCCTCCAAGAGGTGTTCATCTACCCTGCCAAGCATTTCGTGTTGCCGGAGGAGCGGATCCACAATGCCGTGGATAACATTCGTCAAGAACTCCGTGATCGCTTGGAGCTGTTTCGCTCCCAGGGTAAACTGCTTGAAGCCCAGCGACTTAATGCCCGCACACGATTCGATGTCGAGATGATGCTAGAGATGGGCTACTGCCCCGGCGTGGAGAACTATAGCCGCCATTTGAGTGGTCGTGCTGCTGGGGAACCCCCCTTTACTCTTTTCGATTTCTTCCCTGATGATTTCTTGCTTTTCATAGACGAGTCCCACGCCACCGTATCACAAATTGGTGCGATGTATGCTGGCGACCAAAGTCGCAAAACTACGCTTGTCGAGCACGGTTTCCGGCTGCCAAGTGCGATGGACAATCGACCGCTGAAGTTCAATGAGTTTCAAGAGCGGTACAAGGATGTGGTCTATGTCTCCGCCACGCCTGCCAAGTATGAACTTGAACGCACAGGTGGCGAAGTGGTTGAGCAAGTCGTGCGTCCGACGGGACTCTTGGACCCAGAGATCGAGGTGATTCCCGCCCGAGGACAGGTACCGCATTTGCTCGAACAAATCCGCGCTCGTGCCGCGGCCAATGAACGTGTGCTTGTGACCACACTCACCAAGCGAATGGCCGAAGATCTGGCAACCTATTTTTCTGACGAAGGTATCCTCTGCAAGTGGTTACATAGCGAGCTGGATGCCTTTGAGCGAGTTGAACTCCTACGCGACTTACGGCAAGGTCGTTTCGAGGCGCTGGTGGGCATCAATCTTCTACGCGAAGGTTTAGATCTTCCTGAAGTCTCGCTAGTGGCGATATTGGATGCTGACAAGGAGGGCTTCTTGCGAAGCGAAACCTCGCTCATGCAAACAATCGGTCGTGCAGCTCGCAATGTGAACGCCAAGGTAATCCTCTATGGCGATAAAGTGACTAACTCGATGCAAAAAGCAATCGACGAGACCGCGCGACGCCGCAAATTGCAAGAAGCCTACAACATGAAGCACGGCATCACACCAGAAACCGTTCGCAAAGCGATTCACCGTGGCATTGAAGCGACCGCTGCCGCCCACGCCCAGGCGAATGCAGCCGTCGGGAGAACTGAGGAAACGAAGTATATCACCGAAGAATACATTGCCGAGTTGGAAACCGAAATGCTGGCCGCGGCCGATGCGTTGGAATTCGAGCGAGCCGCCGCGATTCGTGACCGCATCGAAAAGATGCAGGATGCTATCGGCGAACCGGTCGACTCGATCAAGGACAAAGCCGAAGGCAAAGGCCACCGAGGGAAGCGCGGCAAGAAAGCAGCGAGCGGAAAAGTGCCTCGGCCGAAACGCGGCGTATAG
- a CDS encoding ATP-dependent DNA helicase, which yields MPSTTPLATEDILGPTGAIARRLSMYERRPQQLEMADAVERAIRNKSHLVVEAGTGVGKSFAYLVPAILAATNDEGSDDKNKKPLRIVISTHTISLQEQLIQKDIPLLNSVIPREFSAVLVKGRSNYISLRRMHKALARAPSLFDTQGALDELREIRQWSESTDDGSRSTLSFQPSPQVWEEVASDHGNCMGRNCPTFKQCFYYKDRKRAQLAQLLIVNHALFFSDLALRRAGVSMLPDYDVVVLDEAHTVEAVAADHLGIRLTTGQFDYQLSRLYSDRTHKGLLSHPDMRDLQQKVERSRVMADELFADLLDWQEGKAPTNGRVTAPLDVSNHLSSELQNLAREVKRVGDLQDEETERQDYIAAHDRLIALAGELNCWHRQQLADAVYWVEAYRTRRGAPRLSMLASPIDVGPVLRDELFNQVPTAILTSATLAVGKKGGFDFFRERIGLVKSETLQLGSPFDYQMQAELVTLRGMPDPAKQSDDFDKASFEMIRHFVRESDGHAFVLFTSYNMLRKAAANLAPWLRTNNLNLLSQADGTPRTQMIELFKRDPRAVLLGTDSFWQGVDVPGDALQLVIIAKLPFSVPDRPLLEARFEEIRKAGGEPFRQYQLPEAVLKLKQGFGRLIRTCTDHGRVVILDPRIHSKYYGRTFLESLPDCRRTQLNYSEIVSS from the coding sequence ATGCCCTCGACAACACCTCTCGCTACTGAAGACATCCTGGGACCCACCGGTGCAATCGCTCGGCGCTTGTCGATGTATGAACGGCGGCCACAGCAATTGGAGATGGCCGATGCTGTCGAGAGAGCGATCCGGAATAAATCGCATCTTGTGGTCGAAGCAGGAACGGGCGTTGGTAAGAGTTTCGCCTATTTGGTCCCGGCAATTCTGGCGGCAACTAATGACGAAGGAAGCGACGATAAGAATAAGAAGCCTTTGCGAATCGTCATCTCTACTCACACGATCAGCCTGCAAGAGCAACTCATTCAGAAAGATATTCCGCTCTTGAATAGTGTGATCCCGCGCGAGTTCTCAGCGGTTCTCGTCAAGGGACGCAGCAATTACATTTCGTTGCGTCGTATGCACAAGGCCTTGGCACGGGCACCCAGTTTGTTCGACACCCAGGGTGCCCTCGACGAGCTTCGCGAGATACGCCAATGGAGCGAGTCCACTGATGATGGCTCACGGAGCACGCTTTCCTTTCAGCCCTCCCCCCAAGTGTGGGAGGAAGTGGCAAGCGACCACGGCAACTGTATGGGTCGCAACTGTCCTACCTTCAAGCAGTGTTTTTACTACAAGGATCGCAAGCGAGCGCAACTTGCACAACTCTTGATTGTCAATCATGCCCTGTTCTTCAGTGACCTCGCACTTCGCCGCGCGGGGGTGAGCATGTTGCCCGATTACGATGTGGTTGTGCTTGATGAAGCACATACCGTCGAAGCGGTAGCCGCCGATCATTTGGGGATTCGACTCACTACGGGACAGTTTGATTACCAGCTGAGTCGGCTTTATAGCGACCGAACGCATAAGGGACTGCTTTCTCATCCTGATATGCGAGATCTGCAACAGAAGGTCGAGCGCTCGCGCGTGATGGCCGACGAGTTGTTTGCTGACCTCTTGGACTGGCAAGAAGGCAAAGCTCCGACGAACGGACGAGTGACGGCTCCACTCGATGTTTCTAACCATCTCAGCAGTGAGCTACAGAATCTGGCCCGCGAGGTAAAGCGAGTTGGTGATCTACAAGATGAGGAAACTGAACGCCAAGATTACATTGCCGCCCACGATCGCCTGATAGCCTTGGCAGGAGAGTTGAATTGCTGGCACCGTCAACAGCTCGCCGACGCAGTTTATTGGGTTGAGGCCTATAGGACTCGACGTGGCGCGCCACGCTTGTCGATGCTGGCCTCACCCATCGACGTGGGACCCGTGCTGCGGGATGAACTATTCAACCAGGTTCCTACGGCAATTCTCACCAGTGCCACCTTGGCTGTCGGCAAGAAGGGTGGGTTTGATTTCTTCCGCGAACGTATAGGACTTGTCAAGAGCGAGACTTTGCAGCTCGGCAGTCCTTTCGACTATCAGATGCAGGCAGAACTGGTGACCCTTCGTGGCATGCCTGATCCTGCCAAGCAAAGTGATGATTTCGATAAGGCGTCGTTTGAAATGATTCGCCATTTCGTCCGCGAGAGCGACGGCCATGCTTTTGTGTTGTTTACCAGTTACAACATGCTCCGCAAGGCCGCGGCAAACCTCGCTCCGTGGCTGCGAACCAACAATCTCAACCTACTGAGCCAGGCCGACGGAACACCACGGACCCAGATGATTGAACTGTTCAAACGCGATCCTCGCGCGGTGCTCTTGGGAACCGACAGTTTTTGGCAGGGTGTCGACGTGCCAGGAGACGCCCTGCAATTGGTAATCATTGCCAAACTGCCGTTCAGTGTGCCAGATCGGCCCTTGCTGGAAGCCCGCTTTGAAGAGATTCGCAAGGCTGGTGGCGAACCATTCCGACAATACCAACTTCCCGAAGCGGTGTTGAAACTCAAGCAAGGTTTTGGCCGACTGATTCGCACTTGCACCGATCACGGTCGCGTTGTGATTCTCGATCCGCGTATTCACTCGAAGTACTATGGTCGCACATTCTTGGAGTCCCTGCCGGACTGCCGGAGAACGCAATTAAATTATTCAGAGATCGTCTCTTCCTAG
- a CDS encoding magnesium chelatase, translating into MNATLLDLPTTLADLRERGWQSKTVKQEIHDNFLHQLQNGEELYPGIIGYDDSVIPELNIAILAQHDILFLGEKGQAKSRLMRLMANFLDEAIPYIADPEIPLHDDPYRPITRRGRELVANRAPEDVPIGWWSREDRYAERLSPGTKFADIIGEIDPAKLASGISMSAEDALHFGLIPRMHRGIFAMNELPELDELVQVGLFNILEERDVQIRGYPVKFDIDVLILFSANPATYNRSGKVIPQLKDRIGSMIQTHYPLERELGVQILEQEAEDMGEGRSEKADEYTPSSPLPPPPSVIVPYFMKELVEEISRAARNSKYVDQESGVSARLSIANYRTMLASARQRAAMLGESPAVPRISDLGHIYASSLGKLELDLMGTHQMSEKQVLDAVLAEAIATVFSEYVDKHGLAEIAQIFSQGVKIEVGDMLPSSHYANLLKRVPPVWDKAFEVNASENEAVRASCVEFVLAGLYSTDQISRSQSHGRIVYEV; encoded by the coding sequence ATGAATGCGACTTTACTCGACCTTCCTACTACGTTAGCTGATCTCCGTGAGAGGGGTTGGCAATCCAAAACCGTTAAACAAGAGATTCACGACAACTTTCTCCATCAGCTCCAGAACGGCGAGGAACTCTATCCCGGTATAATCGGATATGACGACTCGGTAATCCCCGAGCTGAACATTGCAATTCTAGCCCAGCACGACATTCTCTTCTTAGGTGAAAAGGGACAGGCGAAGAGTCGACTCATGCGATTGATGGCTAACTTTCTTGATGAAGCGATCCCCTATATCGCTGATCCAGAAATCCCGTTGCACGACGATCCCTACCGCCCCATCACGCGGCGTGGTCGCGAACTCGTCGCAAACCGTGCTCCAGAGGATGTTCCCATCGGCTGGTGGTCGCGCGAAGATCGCTATGCTGAGCGGTTATCCCCCGGCACCAAGTTCGCTGACATTATCGGCGAAATTGACCCAGCTAAACTCGCCTCAGGAATCAGCATGAGTGCCGAGGACGCGTTGCACTTTGGATTAATCCCTCGCATGCATCGCGGCATTTTTGCCATGAACGAATTGCCGGAACTTGATGAGCTCGTGCAAGTTGGGTTGTTCAACATTCTCGAAGAGCGCGATGTGCAGATACGCGGCTATCCGGTGAAGTTTGATATCGATGTGCTTATTCTCTTCAGCGCGAATCCTGCTACCTACAACCGTAGCGGCAAAGTGATCCCCCAACTTAAGGACCGCATCGGTTCGATGATCCAGACACACTATCCACTGGAACGCGAACTCGGGGTGCAGATTTTGGAGCAGGAGGCAGAGGATATGGGGGAAGGCAGAAGTGAGAAGGCGGATGAATACACTCCCTCTTCCCCCCTCCCTCCTCCTCCTTCCGTCATCGTTCCCTACTTCATGAAGGAACTTGTTGAGGAAATCAGTCGTGCTGCCCGCAATTCCAAATATGTCGATCAAGAATCTGGGGTGAGTGCTCGACTTTCAATTGCCAATTATCGCACGATGCTAGCCAGCGCCCGACAACGTGCCGCGATGCTGGGTGAGTCTCCTGCCGTTCCGCGGATAAGCGACCTGGGGCACATCTATGCTTCGTCGCTCGGCAAACTTGAGTTGGACCTTATGGGGACGCATCAAATGAGCGAGAAGCAAGTACTCGACGCCGTACTAGCCGAGGCTATCGCCACAGTATTTAGTGAGTACGTCGACAAGCATGGCTTGGCCGAGATCGCACAGATTTTTTCTCAGGGCGTGAAAATTGAAGTCGGCGACATGCTGCCGTCGTCGCACTATGCAAATCTTCTCAAGCGAGTCCCTCCCGTGTGGGACAAGGCATTTGAGGTGAACGCCAGTGAAAACGAAGCTGTGCGTGCATCCTGCGTTGAATTCGTATTGGCGGGACTCTATTCCACCGACCAGATCAGCCGCAGCCAATCACATGGTCGGATTGTGTACGAAGTGTGA